From a single Eretmochelys imbricata isolate rEreImb1 chromosome 13, rEreImb1.hap1, whole genome shotgun sequence genomic region:
- the LOC144273890 gene encoding olfactory receptor 6C75-like, whose protein sequence is MEKAEVRNQTPIVEFILLGFGNVPELQTLLFLVFLVIYIVTVSGNILFVALVVGDQQLHIPMYFLLGNLSCLEICYTSTILPRLLASLLTGDRTISVKGCIVQLYFFGILSNTENLLLTAMSYDRYLAICNPLRYAALMNGRVCWQLVAGSWISSLLLCTTVNIFFFQLTFCDSKEIDHFFCDFSPMIKLSCVDTQTLELLTFIIAVIGTFVPFLLTLTSYIGIITTILRIPSSIGRQKAFSTCSSHLIVLAVLYVTVLTVYVIPTANTPKVLQKIFSVFYTVLTPMINPVIYSLRNKEVKESLRKAILKLVS, encoded by the coding sequence ATGGAGAAAGCAGAAGTAAGAAATCAAACGCCCATTGTGGAATTCATCCTCTTAGGATTTGGGAATGTTCCTGAACTGCAGACCCTTCTCTTCCTCGTGTTTCTAGTGATCTACATTGTGACTGTCTCCGGAAACATCCTCTTCGTTGCACTAGTTGTGGGTGATCAGCAACTTCACATCCCCATGTACTTTTtactggggaacttgtcctgcctggagatctgctacacctccaccatcctgcccaggctgctggccagtctcctgactggggacagaaccatttctgttaAGGGCTGCATTGTGCAATTATATTTCTTTGGTATCCTGTCAAATACAGAAAATCTGCTGCTCACGgcaatgtcttatgatcggtatttagcgatatgcAATCCACTCCGTTATGCTGCTCTGATGAATGGCAGGGTTTGTTGGCAACTTGTGGCAGGGTCCTGGATAAGTAGCTTACTGCTCTGCACCAcagtaaatattttcttcttccaaTTAACGTTCTGTGATTCCAAagaaattgaccatttcttttgCGACTTTTCACCCATGATAAAGCTGTCCTGTGTTGACACCCAGACTCTGGAACTGTTGACATTTATTATCGCTGTCATAGGGACATTTGTGCCCTTTCTTCTGACTCTTACATCCTACATTGGTATCATcaccaccatcctgagaatcccttccagcatcgggaggcaaaaggcatttTCCACCTgttcctctcacctcattgtgctTGCAGTTTTGTATGTGACCGTATTAACTGTCTATGTAATTCCAACAGCCAACACTCCCAAGGTCCTACAAAAAATATTCTCTGTCTTctacacagtcctgactcctaTGATCAACCCTGTCATCTAtagcctgagaaacaaggaggTCAAAGAGTCCCTAAGAAAAGCTATTCTTAAACTAGTATCTTAG